The genomic window CGAATGGGCAGCCGCCTCGCCGCCCTGCGCCGCGAGGCCGCCGACCACAACTCCGCGATGAGCACCCAGATGACCGAGCGCTTCTCGGCCCCGGGCGCCACCCTCGTCAAGCTCTTCGGCCGCCCCGACGAGGAGGCGGAGGAGTTCCGCGTGCGCGCCGCCCGCGTCCGAGACATCGGGGTCCGCAGCGCGCTGCTGCAGTTCGTCTTCGTCACCGCGCTCACGCTCGTCTCCGCCCTGGCCCTCGCCCTCGTCTACGGCCTCGGCGGCTTCCTGGCCCTCGCCGGCCAGCTCGACACCGGCGAGGTCGTCACCCTGGCGCTCCTCCTCACCCGCCTCTACGTGCCGTTGACCGGCCTCGCGAGCGCCCGCGTCGAGATCATGAGCGCCGTCGTCAGCTTCGAGCGCGTCTTCGAGGTGCTCGACCTCGAGCCGCTGATCCAGGAGAAGCCGACCGCCACCTCCGTCCCCGAGGGCCCGGTGAGCGTCGAGTTCGACGACGTCCGGTTCGCGTACCCGTCCGCGGACAAGGTGTCGCTCGCCTCCTTGGAGGAGGTCTCGACCCTCGACACCCGCGGCGGCGAGGAGGTGCTGCACGGCGTCTCGTTCCGCATCGAGCCGGGACAGACGGTCGCGCTCGTGGGCACGTCGGGTGCGGGCAAGTCCACGATCGCCCAGCTGCTCTCGCGCCTGTACGACGTCGACAGCGGTGCCGTGCGCCTCGCCGGCGCGGACGTGCGCGACGTGACCTTCGCCTCCATGCGCCACACCCTGGGCATGGTCACGCAGGACGGCCACCTGTTCCACGAGACCATCCTCAGCAACCTGCGCCTCGCGCGGCCGGAGGCGACCGAGGACGAGGTGTGGGACGCCGTCCGTCGTGCACGGCTCGAGCCGCTGCTCCGCTCGCTGCCGGACCAGCTCGACACGATGGTGGGGGAGCGGGGCTACCGGCTCTCGGGAGGCGAGCGTCAGCGGATGACGATCGCGCGCCTCCTGCTGGCCCAGCCTCGCGTCGTCATCCTCGACGAGGCGACCGCGGCGCTCGACTCGACCTCGGAGGCCGCCGTGCAGGCGGCGCTGAGCGAGGCGCTCGAGGGGCGGACGGCGATGGTGATCGCCCACCGCCTCTCCACGATCCGCAGCGCCGACCTGATCCTCGTGGTCGAGGACGGCTCCATC from Frigoribacterium sp. PvP032 includes these protein-coding regions:
- a CDS encoding ABC transporter ATP-binding protein; translation: MSMEGAAWSSLYKISSARDGKHGISRESVKRIMTFAVPYRAKLVIFIALSVVGAFLAVATPVLAGRVVDVIVAKGEVSMIVRLAVLIAAVAVADAVVSLITRWFSARIGEGVILDLRTAVFNHVQKMPIAFFTRTRTGALVSRLNNDVIGAQQAFSGTLSGVVTNVVALILTLIVMLSTSWLVTVLAVIMLPIFLIPARRMGSRLAALRREAADHNSAMSTQMTERFSAPGATLVKLFGRPDEEAEEFRVRAARVRDIGVRSALLQFVFVTALTLVSALALALVYGLGGFLALAGQLDTGEVVTLALLLTRLYVPLTGLASARVEIMSAVVSFERVFEVLDLEPLIQEKPTATSVPEGPVSVEFDDVRFAYPSADKVSLASLEEVSTLDTRGGEEVLHGVSFRIEPGQTVALVGTSGAGKSTIAQLLSRLYDVDSGAVRLAGADVRDVTFASMRHTLGMVTQDGHLFHETILSNLRLARPEATEDEVWDAVRRARLEPLLRSLPDQLDTMVGERGYRLSGGERQRMTIARLLLAQPRVVILDEATAALDSTSEAAVQAALSEALEGRTAMVIAHRLSTIRSADLILVVEDGSIVERGTHDELLAAAGRYEELHRTQFAVQKDVAPDEEAAVRP